In Nicotiana tabacum cultivar K326 chromosome 11, ASM71507v2, whole genome shotgun sequence, a single window of DNA contains:
- the LOC107800054 gene encoding uncharacterized protein LOC107800054 isoform X1: MEFCPDCSMLLQYELPHMDRPARFFCPSCPFVCNIETRLKLKKKQALVKKQMDPVISTDDMENASTAEVPCPACGYREAAYYQVQIRSADEPMTTFYKCKNKMCGNNWRED; this comes from the exons ATGGAGTTTTGCCCAGATTGTTCAATGTTACTGCAATATGAGTTGCCTCATATGGATCGTCCAGCCAGATTCTTTTGCCCTTCGTGCCCTTTTGTATGTAACATAGAGACTCGG CTTAAGCTGAAGAAAAAGCAAGCTTTAGTAAAGAAACAAATGGATCCAGTTATTTCGACAGATGACATGGAGAATGCTTCAACAGCTGAAG TGCCATGTCCAGCGTGTGGTTACAGGGAAGCAGCATATTATCAAGTGCAAATAAGATCAGCAGATGAGCCCATGACTACATTTTACAAATGCAAGAATAAGATGTGTGGCAACAATTGGAGAGAAGACTAA
- the LOC107800054 gene encoding uncharacterized protein LOC107800054 isoform X2 produces MEFCPDCSMLLQYELPHMDRPARFFCPSCPFVCNIETRLKLKKKQALVKKQMDPVISTDDMENASTAEGLSTFCTYSFLCHVQRVVTGKQHIIKCK; encoded by the exons ATGGAGTTTTGCCCAGATTGTTCAATGTTACTGCAATATGAGTTGCCTCATATGGATCGTCCAGCCAGATTCTTTTGCCCTTCGTGCCCTTTTGTATGTAACATAGAGACTCGG CTTAAGCTGAAGAAAAAGCAAGCTTTAGTAAAGAAACAAATGGATCCAGTTATTTCGACAGATGACATGGAGAATGCTTCAACAGCTGAAGGTCTTAGCACTTTCTGTACCTATAGCTTCTTG TGCCATGTCCAGCGTGTGGTTACAGGGAAGCAGCATATTATCAAGTGCAAATAA